A single genomic interval of uncultured Desulfobacter sp. harbors:
- a CDS encoding DUF932 domain-containing protein translates to MTNTTTLENVINTVRQDSINHFDEVMPVHEMEFDSLKRMWISGKQVDVAPTAQRLLSNRLRVPYSYLSRCPEDLQARNLNFWIEQERQRRDTFFCRFDGDTLRAVFTERYQPLDNTEILSQVLAQGFSPGMQVQYSLDHGMFLLKIPEFNKAFGVNSGHGPLDEIVPGIAFSNSEVGLIAFSIESFFYRLICTNGLISVAKAKTSRFKHISNKGLENFPEALSAVIEGSSRNQEEFKLSCQSHVDDPFNSIDVFSRRFGLSQNEADIVKKSFEQEPGDTLFHIINAFTASAKVEGLSTSEVYKFEKAGGQILSLVKS, encoded by the coding sequence ATGACTAATACCACAACTCTCGAAAACGTAATCAACACAGTTCGTCAGGATTCCATCAATCATTTTGATGAAGTCATGCCTGTTCATGAAATGGAATTTGACAGCCTCAAACGGATGTGGATTTCAGGCAAACAGGTGGATGTGGCTCCCACGGCACAGCGCCTTCTTTCCAATCGCCTTCGGGTGCCTTATTCGTACCTGTCCCGCTGCCCGGAAGATTTGCAGGCCCGTAATCTGAATTTCTGGATTGAGCAGGAGCGCCAGCGCCGGGATACATTCTTTTGCCGGTTTGACGGAGACACACTGCGAGCTGTTTTCACGGAGAGATACCAGCCCCTGGATAATACGGAAATCTTGAGCCAGGTCCTTGCCCAAGGATTCAGTCCCGGAATGCAGGTTCAGTATTCCCTTGATCACGGCATGTTTCTGTTGAAGATACCAGAGTTCAACAAAGCCTTTGGTGTTAACTCGGGCCATGGACCGCTGGACGAGATTGTTCCGGGCATTGCCTTTAGCAACAGCGAAGTTGGCTTAATTGCTTTCAGCATCGAATCCTTCTTTTACCGGCTGATCTGCACCAATGGGCTGATTTCTGTTGCCAAGGCAAAGACTTCCAGGTTCAAGCACATCAGCAACAAAGGGTTGGAGAACTTTCCCGAGGCCTTGTCCGCAGTTATCGAAGGCTCTTCCCGCAACCAGGAAGAATTCAAGCTGTCCTGCCAATCGCACGTTGATGATCCCTTTAATTCAATTGATGTATTCAGCAGGCGGTTCGGGCTCTCACAAAACGAAGCTGACATTGTCAAGAAATCCTTTGAGCAAGAGCCGGGAGACACTCTTTTCCACATTATTAATGCTTTTACAGCTTCAGCCAAGGTCGAAGGCTTAAGCACATCTGAGGTCTATAAATTTGAAAAAGCCGGGGGACAAATCCTCTCTCTGGTTAAATCCTGA
- a CDS encoding JAB domain-containing protein has protein sequence MKKLQHHKCRQMDLFNVSETPNPMSRFVSAYRISLVRDERVSFGTQALYNPTDAQRCLQEMIREMGQPDREQFCVLMLNAKNITIGMNIVSVGGVSSAPVHPREVLKPAILANACALILAHNHPSGDLTPSNADKAITQKIVHASSIIGITVHEHLIISMEDDGYFSFAEHGYIQEAYESSSPREPPPQALTEPDVNVSAHPAPIDQPMHRAISNGQTNSAVFVQFEPTTDLPFVDVL, from the coding sequence ATGAAAAAATTACAGCACCACAAATGTCGGCAAATGGACCTTTTCAACGTATCAGAGACCCCAAATCCCATGTCTCGTTTCGTTTCGGCCTACCGCATAAGCTTAGTCAGAGATGAGCGGGTCAGTTTTGGCACTCAAGCCTTATACAATCCCACTGATGCCCAGAGGTGTTTACAGGAAATGATTAGAGAAATGGGACAGCCGGATAGAGAGCAGTTTTGTGTGCTCATGCTCAACGCGAAAAATATCACCATCGGAATGAACATTGTCTCCGTTGGTGGGGTGTCATCCGCGCCGGTTCATCCCCGTGAAGTATTGAAGCCCGCTATTTTGGCGAATGCTTGCGCCCTCATACTGGCACACAACCACCCGAGCGGGGACCTGACACCGTCGAACGCCGACAAAGCCATCACTCAAAAAATTGTTCATGCTTCAAGTATCATAGGCATCACCGTTCATGAACATCTCATCATCAGCATGGAAGATGACGGGTATTTCAGTTTTGCTGAACACGGCTATATCCAGGAAGCATATGAGTCGAGTAGCCCGAGGGAACCGCCCCCTCAGGCCCTCACAGAACCGGACGTGAACGTCTCCGCTCATCCGGCTCCTATCGACCAGCCTATGCATAGAGCAATCTCCAATGGGCAAACAAATTCGGCTGTCTTCGTGCAATTCGAGCCAACCACTGACTTGCCCTTCGTCGATGTCCTCTAA
- a CDS encoding transposase, which yields MAYYYNDSKGRMGTPIRTIVGIFIVLKFRLLSDRTVVNQVKENRYIQYFCNVSDEDLFTFMHHSNLSKLRKRFGIKGLETIDAVIFNLLRITKVIDNDSMLIDSTVLLNNIVYPTDIGLIFKAFKKMAQVAKHYHIPFWWDDRELKQLWREYNLNRKKSEIIPLFFEILLIFSSGLRTFEKIVQTLEGSDKDKEKALQLLELLILFQRQNEQKLAGERHIPNRIVSFDEPDARPIKKGKKHPDCEFGSTLQLSFNRQGFMVTTENFIGKPNDKTLWPETVRLFEQKMKGAPEYAIGDQGYRSRVNQKIPQGTPNIFLGKSSDVNEEEQDYCRKARSATEGFIAVAKKLRGFGLSLYRGIDGDRIWSLLCQIAYNLKKFLQLYNDEKISEESLMKLGLLG from the coding sequence TTGGCTTATTATTATAATGACAGCAAGGGGCGTATGGGTACTCCCATCCGGACGATCGTAGGGATTTTCATTGTTTTAAAATTCCGGTTACTCAGTGATCGGACGGTCGTTAATCAGGTCAAGGAAAACCGGTATATTCAATACTTTTGCAATGTCTCAGATGAAGATTTGTTTACTTTCATGCATCACAGCAACCTGAGCAAATTGCGAAAACGTTTTGGTATCAAGGGGCTTGAAACCATAGATGCCGTCATTTTCAATCTGTTGAGGATTACAAAAGTAATCGATAACGACAGTATGCTGATTGATTCCACTGTACTGCTCAACAATATTGTTTATCCAACAGATATCGGATTGATTTTCAAGGCGTTTAAAAAAATGGCGCAGGTTGCCAAACACTATCATATTCCCTTCTGGTGGGATGACCGGGAACTCAAACAACTATGGCGCGAATACAATTTAAATCGAAAAAAGAGTGAAATTATACCTCTATTTTTTGAAATTCTCTTAATATTTTCCAGTGGGTTGCGGACATTTGAAAAAATCGTTCAAACCCTTGAAGGTTCTGACAAGGACAAAGAAAAAGCTCTGCAACTTTTGGAACTCCTGATATTGTTTCAGCGCCAGAATGAACAGAAGCTTGCAGGAGAAAGACATATTCCAAACCGGATTGTATCCTTTGATGAACCGGATGCCCGACCGATCAAAAAAGGCAAAAAGCATCCAGACTGTGAATTTGGGAGTACGCTTCAGCTTTCATTCAACCGCCAAGGCTTTATGGTTACAACGGAAAATTTTATTGGCAAACCCAATGATAAAACCCTGTGGCCGGAGACAGTCCGATTGTTTGAACAAAAAATGAAAGGTGCTCCTGAATATGCCATCGGTGATCAAGGCTACCGCAGTCGGGTAAACCAAAAAATCCCCCAAGGCACCCCAAATATCTTCCTCGGCAAAAGTTCGGACGTTAACGAAGAAGAACAGGATTATTGCCGAAAAGCCCGGTCTGCAACGGAAGGCTTTATCGCAGTTGCAAAGAAACTTCGCGGCTTTGGCCTCAGTCTCTATCGGGGAATTGACGGGGACCGCATCTGGTCTCTTTTATGTCAGATTGCGTACAATTTGAAAAAGTTTCTTCAGCTCTACAATGATGAAAAAATCAGTGAAGAAAGTTTGATGAAACTCGGCTTACTGGGCTAA
- a CDS encoding PAS domain-containing protein translates to MDTKKQAEEAMRENEQFLKKIFDSIQDGISIIDINLKVIKTNQWMEEIYGHQMPLVGKKCYQVYQKRNSPCQRCPSLKSIKTGDVHTEVVPFPSETNPEGWIELFSFPVKDEKGRVTHVIEYVKDITARKKAEEALRESEDKFRSLVEITSDWIWEVDRNGIYSYVSPKIKTLLGYEPQELIGKATPFDFMPEGEADKTRKLFKSIVSSRKSLDGLENTNIHKDGHLVVLETSGVPVFDKVGNFTGYRGVDRDITDRKRTEDELLQEKKKLENALNEIRKLSGLLPICSSCKKIRDDKGYWNDLEAYIEKHSDALFTHGMCPECSEKLYGKEKWYVKMKKRKGIK, encoded by the coding sequence ATGGATACAAAAAAACAGGCTGAAGAAGCTATGAGGGAAAACGAACAATTCCTAAAAAAAATATTTGATTCAATTCAGGACGGCATAAGCATTATAGACATTAATCTCAAAGTGATTAAAACAAATCAATGGATGGAAGAGATTTATGGTCATCAAATGCCCCTGGTGGGTAAAAAATGTTATCAGGTATACCAGAAAAGAAATTCACCATGTCAACGGTGTCCTTCACTTAAATCAATTAAGACGGGTGATGTGCATACCGAAGTCGTCCCCTTTCCATCTGAAACCAATCCTGAAGGCTGGATAGAACTTTTCAGTTTCCCAGTCAAGGATGAAAAGGGCCGTGTAACTCATGTAATAGAATATGTCAAAGATATAACTGCAAGGAAAAAGGCGGAAGAAGCACTGCGGGAAAGCGAGGACAAATTCCGCTCTCTTGTTGAGATCACCAGTGATTGGATATGGGAGGTGGATCGAAACGGAATATATAGCTATGTTAGCCCTAAAATCAAAACATTGCTGGGATACGAACCGCAGGAGCTTATAGGTAAGGCAACACCATTTGATTTTATGCCTGAAGGAGAAGCTGACAAAACACGTAAATTGTTTAAATCGATAGTTTCCTCTCGAAAGTCTTTAGACGGCTTAGAGAATACTAACATTCACAAGGATGGGCATCTTGTTGTGTTAGAAACAAGTGGCGTTCCTGTTTTCGATAAGGTAGGAAATTTTACTGGTTATCGGGGTGTTGATCGTGACATCACTGATCGGAAACGAACCGAGGATGAACTGCTTCAAGAAAAAAAGAAGCTCGAAAATGCGCTCAATGAGATAAGGAAATTGAGCGGGTTACTTCCGATCTGTTCATCCTGTAAAAAGATCCGAGATGATAAAGGATATTGGAATGATCTGGAAGCTTATATCGAGAAGCATTCAGACGCATTATTCACTCATGGAATGTGCCCGGAATGCTCGGAAAAATTGTACGGAAAAGAAAAGTGGTACGTCAAAATGAAAAAAAGGAAAGGAATCAAGTAA
- a CDS encoding MerR family transcriptional regulator, whose product MKKSLSISDASRETGLSQKQLRSYEARGYISEPFKVRCGEIAYRRYTAQHIAEIKAFKRFVDEGFTLQAASKKIKEKV is encoded by the coding sequence ATGAAAAAATCATTGAGTATCAGTGATGCAAGCCGGGAGACCGGCCTTTCTCAGAAGCAATTGAGATCCTATGAGGCTCGGGGCTACATATCAGAACCGTTCAAGGTCAGGTGTGGCGAAATTGCCTACCGAAGATATACCGCCCAGCACATAGCCGAAATCAAAGCATTCAAGCGTTTCGTGGACGAAGGGTTCACTCTTCAGGCTGCATCAAAAAAAATAAAGGAGAAAGTTTAA
- the ltrA gene encoding group II intron reverse transcriptase/maturase, which yields MCGTWEPVALMLREKYKRRTRKYESTDAGHRGGATRSSDEDSVMELERRGSIDQLEVKKTTGNRRIGLNQAKPFCIPKHEVVEAYERVKANKGAAGVDGQSIEEFESSLKDNLYKLWNRMSSGSYFPPPVMRVEIPKGDGRMRPLGIPTVSDRIAQQVVKQQLEPELEKHFHSDYYGYRPEKSALDAVGKARKNCWKYDWVLDLDIKGFFDNIDHDLLIKAVRHHTDVKWVLLYIERWLKAPVMMTDHTLFYPKKGTPQGGVISPLLANLFLHYAFDMWMERGYPSIPFERYADDAVCHCKSLAQAEYLLRKLNERMGNVGLELHPEKTKIVYCKDTDRQKDYSLTSFDFLGYTFRARRSKNRWGKFFINFSPAISNKAAKAIRQTSRKWNWPRRSDKSLEDLAYMFNPVIRGWINYYGRFYKSALYPALRCLDHRLVIWATRKYKRFRGHRRRASQWLARIARRQPNLFAHWRLLYA from the coding sequence TTGTGTGGAACGTGGGAACCTGTCGCCCTGATGCTAAGGGAGAAATACAAGCGGAGGACCCGTAAGTATGAGAGTACCGATGCAGGGCACAGGGGCGGAGCGACCCGTAGTAGTGATGAAGATTCTGTAATGGAATTGGAGCGAAGGGGAAGCATTGACCAGCTTGAAGTAAAGAAAACAACTGGAAACAGGAGGATTGGATTGAACCAAGCAAAGCCGTTTTGTATTCCAAAACATGAGGTCGTGGAGGCATATGAACGGGTTAAAGCCAACAAAGGGGCTGCCGGTGTAGATGGACAGTCGATAGAAGAGTTTGAGTCCAGCTTAAAGGACAATCTATACAAACTGTGGAATCGGATGTCTTCTGGTAGTTATTTCCCCCCTCCGGTAATGAGGGTGGAAATACCCAAGGGAGACGGTCGAATGAGACCGCTGGGAATACCGACGGTGTCGGACAGAATTGCCCAACAGGTAGTCAAGCAACAATTGGAACCGGAATTGGAAAAGCATTTCCATTCGGATTATTATGGCTATCGACCAGAGAAATCTGCCTTGGATGCAGTCGGGAAAGCCCGGAAGAATTGCTGGAAGTATGACTGGGTATTGGATCTTGATATTAAAGGATTTTTCGATAATATTGATCATGATCTTTTGATAAAAGCAGTTCGGCATCACACGGATGTCAAATGGGTGCTTCTGTATATAGAACGGTGGCTGAAAGCCCCGGTGATGATGACAGATCACACACTTTTCTATCCAAAAAAGGGAACCCCGCAAGGCGGCGTTATAAGTCCCCTGCTGGCCAATCTCTTCTTGCATTATGCATTTGATATGTGGATGGAGAGGGGTTATCCGAGCATACCGTTTGAACGCTATGCGGATGATGCCGTGTGCCATTGTAAAAGCCTTGCCCAGGCAGAATATTTGCTGAGAAAGCTGAATGAGCGAATGGGGAATGTTGGACTGGAACTGCATCCGGAAAAGACAAAAATCGTCTACTGCAAGGATACAGACCGGCAGAAAGATTATTCCCTGACAAGCTTTGATTTTCTGGGTTATACTTTTCGTGCCCGAAGATCAAAGAACCGATGGGGAAAATTTTTCATTAATTTTTCTCCTGCTATCAGTAATAAAGCAGCAAAAGCAATTCGACAAACCTCACGAAAGTGGAATTGGCCCAGGCGCAGTGACAAGAGCCTGGAAGATTTAGCCTACATGTTCAATCCTGTCATTCGAGGCTGGATTAACTACTATGGCAGGTTTTATAAATCTGCACTATACCCGGCCTTAAGGTGTCTGGATCACCGATTGGTGATTTGGGCAACAAGGAAATACAAACGCTTTAGAGGACATCGACGAAGGGCAAGTCAGTGGTTGGCTCGAATTGCACGAAGACAGCCGAATTTGTTTGCCCATTGGAGATTGCTCTATGCATAG
- a CDS encoding transposase yields the protein MGIEKKLSFGNLRKTVSKRSIEIAESRQIGKVKYSVHDACLSSLGMMFFQDPSMLEFQRRLQNRVQRNNLQTMFKVSDIPKDNQLRDIIDNVSPEELYPIFTDFFRLLQRGNHLQSYRVLNEWYLIPIDGTQYFRSEKISCPSCLTKKHRNGTVSYSHQALCAAIVHPDKRQVIPLAPEPIKNTDGSKKQDCETNAGKRILERIRNEHPKLKIIITADDLYSKAPFIEALRQQRMSFILIAKPADHKILFQQILNKEDMEQANIIEWEDKKGRCHKYEWINHLRLNGSKTSPTVNFFEYTIFKDEDTVSYTNSWVTDIYVTHHNVKELVKAGRAKWKIENENFNTLKNHGYNIEHNFGHGQKNLSFNFLIFIFVAFFMHNILELTDQLFKKARAKFSARKEFWNQLRCTIRVIIFRNWESLLHLLIKDSSEIRAP from the coding sequence TTGGGCATTGAAAAAAAACTCAGTTTTGGAAATCTCAGAAAGACTGTTTCAAAAAGAAGCATTGAGATTGCCGAGTCCCGTCAGATTGGAAAAGTAAAATATTCTGTGCATGATGCCTGTTTAAGCTCTTTAGGCATGATGTTTTTTCAAGACCCCTCAATGCTTGAATTTCAAAGACGTCTTCAAAATAGGGTGCAGCGAAATAATCTGCAAACAATGTTTAAAGTTTCGGATATTCCCAAAGACAACCAGCTACGGGATATTATCGATAATGTTTCTCCTGAAGAACTATACCCAATTTTTACAGACTTTTTCCGTTTGCTTCAACGCGGCAACCACCTCCAGTCTTATCGTGTTCTGAATGAGTGGTATCTGATCCCTATAGATGGGACGCAATATTTCAGGTCGGAAAAAATAAGTTGTCCCTCCTGCCTGACAAAAAAACATCGAAATGGGACGGTCAGCTATTCCCACCAGGCGCTATGCGCGGCCATTGTCCATCCTGATAAACGCCAGGTTATTCCATTGGCGCCGGAACCAATCAAAAACACCGATGGTTCTAAAAAACAGGACTGTGAAACCAATGCTGGAAAACGAATCCTTGAGCGGATTCGAAACGAACACCCAAAACTGAAAATTATTATTACCGCAGATGACCTATATTCAAAGGCCCCCTTCATTGAGGCGCTCAGGCAGCAGCGAATGTCGTTTATTCTTATTGCAAAGCCAGCCGATCACAAAATTCTTTTTCAGCAGATCCTTAATAAAGAGGACATGGAGCAAGCCAACATAATAGAATGGGAAGACAAAAAAGGGCGATGCCATAAATATGAATGGATAAATCATTTGCGGTTAAACGGAAGTAAAACCTCCCCAACCGTTAACTTTTTTGAATATACCATTTTTAAGGATGAAGACACCGTCAGTTATACCAACAGCTGGGTGACCGATATTTATGTAACTCATCATAATGTAAAAGAGCTTGTCAAGGCGGGCAGAGCCAAATGGAAAATTGAAAACGAAAATTTCAACACCTTGAAAAATCACGGGTATAACATTGAACATAATTTTGGTCATGGACAAAAGAACCTGTCATTCAATTTTCTTATATTTATATTCGTTGCATTTTTCATGCACAACATTCTCGAGTTGACTGATCAACTTTTCAAGAAAGCCAGGGCCAAATTCAGTGCACGTAAAGAATTCTGGAACCAATTACGCTGTACTATTCGAGTCATCATATTTCGTAACTGGGAATCATTATTGCATCTTCTTATTAAAGATTCTTCTGAAATCAGGGCTCCCTGA
- a CDS encoding DUF2958 domain-containing protein, which produces MINEPTAEQLAKVPGLYSTEHISIQDKIIHAHFFIGESHWFLTEFDKQDLAFGFVILNGDFEMAEWGFFSFEELKSINILDVFQVECDVFWEPKPTKDVELIRRGGGVYSDPRDGGHWTWHTLRS; this is translated from the coding sequence ATGATCAACGAACCCACAGCAGAACAATTGGCAAAAGTACCTGGCCTATACTCCACAGAGCATATCAGCATCCAGGACAAGATCATCCATGCTCACTTTTTCATCGGTGAGAGCCACTGGTTTCTTACAGAATTCGACAAGCAAGATTTGGCATTCGGTTTCGTCATCTTGAACGGGGATTTTGAAATGGCAGAATGGGGTTTCTTCAGTTTTGAGGAATTGAAGTCCATCAATATCCTGGACGTGTTCCAGGTCGAATGCGATGTCTTTTGGGAGCCAAAACCAACCAAAGACGTTGAATTAATCAGGCGAGGTGGGGGAGTTTATTCTGACCCGCGCGATGGAGGTCATTGGACATGGCATACACTCCGGAGCTAA